From Pagrus major chromosome 2, Pma_NU_1.0, one genomic window encodes:
- the bcl9l gene encoding B-cell CLL/lymphoma 9-like protein, translating into MHQDNKLANHGKQVTSDSRSQIPSINQQAQQQQQQQQQQQGAAGHLGPKGVGAGSHGVKTNQISPSNPGLKAVSQSVSNVGGMLKTKSKRERSISIDSGESRNAIPPALETDAKGEGVMRSKRRCVLEKKQPYSGDEWCSGPDTEEDEDKPHTATHRERGLAGPIQGLSDRLPTRPMSEPVGPVMGCGVGPGIKAEPPQPSQQVVYVFTTSLANSAAEAVMKGQSDSILLFHQQNVPRTKLGQGHQSGKPPNPSEKVNSSSSPPIGTPKSQSGTPRPASAGVVGPLHPVGTPSSAGHSDNETSQTRPGGTSSNNSIVAHRSDGGRAATPAGPVPGTGDGEGAGAMTLPVAAVSPSGSPSILSAHLQSDTGQRSGPGNSDGLSKEQLEHRERSLQTLRDIERLLLRSGGSGGPGETGGSNNNASSNSSNLNNNNSTDRSGILEDGDNGTNNSGNCSSGNMLSSALAPIGGMKRYEEPLQSIISQTQSLVGPALDSPQMDAHHNLPQHPHHQLSSPGGDMGPLLGPDGLTPEQMAWRKLQEEYYLEKRRQQDIQPPTHPQHFRMMAEMGMHGGPMMMRGPPPPYHSKPGDQQWGPGNMMSGGMGGNARMIDIHQDGPRGPRFLGQMQRGPPGGGGFPGSTGGVLSVEGLGPQRPTRPGMIWLDDMPNNMGGGGPFHGCYPGGPPQHLQGDPEHTLTHEEMFRIMEKRQLQMQRLPRFELDRLAKQQQQGNLGSRLMDNPGDPDFPNLAMGRGPPSSRGDPMDFPGSREIMGSPGGGPQMRDLVDSPLGSNLTMNMNQQMNVQQQQQMMLSQKLRGGPAGGLSLGEMFSPGEIARIRASQNGRGGNKGMIPGPDGPFQYPNQGPFSGGQVEGPYLQQSGPEMFGPDHQGPNQMGGTPRLSHMPMTGGLRGPDLSPRHQSDLSINVNPLTSPSVPPPHQLKSPSLNQEPSPLLPSPSAPGLKSPSQISSAGHHPPLPPASGAGTPSSASMKSPQVMGSSNLVLHSPSASPGRLKSPAMAVGSPGWASPKTALPSPGGPPSGKVVGNGGSSSTETGQSLPPRSSNSTPISQPGSMNPTMPFTSSPNALPSQNPLSLIMSQMSKYAMPSSTPLYHDAIKTIATSDDEMLPDRPLLSGVSIGGNMGNPQTTQILVSQGSIGPHSDPQSPMGIVSQGQQHLSHEASGPVLSSPNQMGMPAMNSAMMGGGVPDGMGPCNVSPLSQNQMGGFTRIQQTPHGPMHSPIGAMSQNFPQSNEDILPPQQLHLLSKGHPLQRPPHPSDSFASLPMGDGPDLSEVIRPTHTGIPEFDLSRIIPSDKPSSTLQYFPKSDPHQNPHQGPPSQQPTPQQLLKQLSSGPPHSSGPSSNPHLANLQNMMAEQQLPPHPSHGGIRQSMGIPQGGSRGMVSGGMGPMCPPGHMIGRTGMVPQQQLQQQQAMMANSLLHHPSNPYPGMMSTQQHPHNLMTQQNIMMMQAKQRSMSMSGDPFGPQGPLMSPQGPMMAPSHPQSGMMGPQSLRQRGMSLDSPIGYGPGGMANMPF; encoded by the exons ATGCACCAGGACAATAAACTGGCCAATCATGGCAAGCAGGTCACCAGTGACAGCCGATCCCAGATACCCAGTATAAACCAGcaggctcagcagcagcagcagcagcagcagcagcagcagggagctgCCGGCCACCTGGGTCCAAAGGGCGTGGGTGCCGGCAGCCATGGAGTCAAAACCAACCAGATTTCCCCCAGCAACCCTGGGCTGAAGGCTGTCAGCCAATCAGTGAGCAACGTTGGAGGGATGCTGAAAACCAAATCCAAGCGCGAGCGGAGCATCTCCATTGACTCCGGCGAATCAAGAAATGCCATTCCTCCAGCCCTGGAGACAGATGCCAAAGGAG AGGGTGTTATGCGCAGTAAGCGGCGCTGTGTTCTGGAGAAGAAGCAGCCATACAGTGGAGATGAATGGTGCTCTGGACCTGAcactgaggaagatgaagacaaGCCACACACTGCAACCCACC GAGAGCGTGGTCTGGCAGGTCCTATCCAAGGGCTCTCTGATCGCCTGCCTACAAGGCCCATGTCTGAACCTGTGGGTCCTGTAATGGGATGTGGAGTGGGACCAGGGATAAAGGCAGAGCCACCTCAGCCTTCACAGCAAGTGGTGTATGTTTTCACAACCAGCCTAGCCAACAG TGCTGCAGAGGCAGTAATGAAAGGACAGAGCGATTCCATCCTCCTGTTTCACCAGCAAAATGTTCCACGCACCAAGTTGGGGCAG GGCCACCAATCAGGGAAGCCTCCTAACCCATCTGAGAAGGTAAACTCCAGCAGCTCTCCACCCATAGGCACCCCTAAATCCCAAAGTGGAACTCCACGGCCAGCCTCGGCAGGAGTTGTAGGCCCATTGCATCCTGTAGGGACACCGTCATCAGCAGGACACTCTGATAATGAAACCTCTCAGACCAGACCTGGTGGAACCTCCAGCAATAACAGCATCGTCGCCCATAGGTCAGATGGAGGAAGGGCAGCCACACCGGCAGGTCCAGTCCCTGGAACTGGAGATGGGGAAGGTGCAGGAGCTATGACTcttcctgttgctgctgtttctccCTCGGGGAGTCCCTCCATCCTATCTGCACACCTACAGAGTGATACAGGCCAGAGGAGTGGCCCAGGGAACTCCGATGGCCTTTCCAAAGAGCAGCTGGAGCACAGGGAGCGCTCTCTGCAGACCCTGAGAGATATAGAGAGGCTGCTTCTGCGAAGCGGGGGAAGTGGTGGTCCTGGAGAAACAGGAGGCTCCAATAACAATGCCAGTAGTAACTCCTCCAacctaaataataataacagtactGATAGGAGTGGTATTCTCGAGGACGGTGATAATGGTACTAATAACTCTGGAAATTGCAGTAGTGGTAATATGCTATCGTCAGCCTTGGCTCCGATTGGAGGGATGAAAAGATATGAAGAACCACTCCAGTCCATTATTTCTCAAACACAGTCCCTCGTTGGACCTGCCCTTGATAGCCCTCAAATGGATGCTCACCATAACCTACCACAACACCCCCATCACCAGCTGTCTTCACCTGGTGGCGACATGGGTCCCTTACTTGGACCAGATGGGCTGACACCAGAGCAAATGGCGTGGAGGAAACTTCAAGAAGAATACTACCTAGAGAAAAGACGGCAACAGGATATTCAACCCCCCACACATCCCCAGCACTTTAGAATGATGGCTGAGATGGGCATGCATGGCGGTCCCATGATGATGAGAGGACCCCCTCCTCCCTACCACAGCAAACCTGGAGACCAACAGTGGGGTCCTGGTAATATGATGAGTGGAGGAATGGGTGGAAATGCACGAATGATAGACATTCATCAAGATGGACCACGTGGCCCAAGGTTCCTGGGACAGATGCAGAGAGGGCCACCTGGGGGAGGTGGCTTTCCTGGTAGTACAGGGGGAGTTTTATCAGTGGAGGGTCTAGGACCCCAAAGGCCCACCAGGCCAGGGATGATTTGGCTCGATGATATGCCAAATAACATGGGTGGTGGAGGTCCCTTTCATGGCTGCTACCCTGGTGGACCTCCCCAGCACTTGCAAGGTGACCCAGAGCATACGTTAACCCATGAGGAAATGTTTCGCATCATGGAAAAACGGCAGTTGCAGATGCAGAGGCTTCCTAGGTTTGAACTTGACAGATTAgctaaacagcagcaacagggCAACCTTGGCTCAAGACTTATGGATAACCCTGGGGACCCAGACTTTCCTAATTTGGCAATGGGCCGGGGTCCACCCTCTTCTCGAGGTGATCCTATGGACTTTCCTGGCTCACGGGAGATTATGGGCTCTCCTGGAGGGGGTCCTCAGATGAGAGACTTGGTGGATTCTCCTCTGGGTAGCAACCTCACGATGAACATGAACCAACAGATGAATgttcagcagcaacagcagatgATGCTATCTCAGAAGCTCCGAGGAGGTCCTGCAGGAGGATTATCTTTAGGCGAAATGTTTAGCCCTGGAGAGATTGCACGAATCAGAGCTTCACAGAATGGAAGAGGAGGGAATAAAGGAATGATCCCAGGACCTGATGGACCCTTCCAGTATCCCAATCAAGGTCCCTTCTCTGGTGGGCAGGTGGAAGGACCTTATCTTCAACAGTCTGGTCCTGAGATGTTTGGGCCTGACCATCAAGGTCCAAATCAAATGGGAGGTACACCACGGCTTAGTCATATGCCTATGACTGGAGGACTTAGGGGACCTGACCTCAGTCCAAGGCACCAATCTGACCTATCAATCAATGTTAACCCCCTGACATCTCCTTCAGTGCCTCCTCCTCATCAGCTCAAGTCTCCATCCCTCAACCAAGAGCCATCTCCTCTCCTACCTTCCCCCTCTGCTCCAGGACTGAAGTCACCCTCACAGATCTCCTCGGCTGGGCATCACCCCCCTCTTCCCCCTGCATCTGGTGCTGGGACTCCTTCATCTGCTTCCATGAAGTCTCCCCAGGTAATGGGGTCTTCCAACCTTGTGTTGCACTCTCCATCTGCCTCTCCTGGACGGCTGAAGTCCCCAGCCATGGCTGTGGGCTCTCCAGGGTGGGCGTCTCCCAAAACAGCTCTTCCAAGTCCAGGTGGTCCACCCAGTGGTAAAGTAGTGGGCAATGGAGGAAGTAGTTCCACCGAGACAG GCCAATCGCTTCCTCCGAGGAGTTCCAACTCTACGCCCATTAGCCAGCCAGGATCTATGAATCCTACTATGCCATTTACTTCCTCTCCCAATGCCCTTCCATCTCAGAATCCTTTGTCTCTCATCATGTCTCAGATGTCCAAGTATGCCATGCCCAGTTCTACTCCTCTCTACCATGATGCAATCAAAACAATTGCCACTTCCGATGATGAGATGCTGCCGGATCGACCGCTTCTATCTGGTGTCAGCATTGGAG GAAACATGGGGAACCCCCAGACCACCCAGATACTCGTCTCCCAGGGCTCCATTGGTCCCCACAGTGATCCACAAAGCCCCATGGGTATTGTAAGCCAAGGTCAGCAGCACCTGTCCCACGAGGCCTCAGGACCTGTGCTTTCTTCCCCAAACCAAATGGGCATGCCTGCCATGAATTCTGCCATGATGGGAGGAGGCGTACCTGACGGAATGGGGCCCTGCAATGTTTCACCTTTATCTCAGAACCAGATGGGAGGTTTTACTCGCATCCAGCAAACACCTCATGGGCCCATGCACTCACCAATTGGAGCAATGTCACAGAATTTCCCTCAGTCTAATGAGGATATTCTACCACCTCAGCAGTTACACCTGCTTAGCAAAGGCCATCCTCTTCAACGTCCCCCTCACCCCTCAGACTCATTTGCATCATTGCCCATGGGGGATGGCCCAGATCTAAGTGAAGTCATACGACCCACTCACACAGGGATCCCTGAATTTGATCTCTCCCGCATCATTCCTTCTGACAAGCCCAGTAGCACTCTTCAGTATTTCCCAAAGAGTGACCCACATCAAAATCCACATCAGGGGCCACCATCCCAGCAACCtactccacagcagctcctcaaACAGCTGTCTTCTGGCCCCCCACACAGCAGTGGCCCTTCATCCAACCCCCACTTAGCAAACCTACAGAATATGATGGCTGAACAGCAGCTGCCACCTCACCCCTCGCATGGTGGAATACGCCAAAGCATGGGCATTCCTCAGGGGGGCTCTAGGGGTATGGTTTCTGGTGGCATGGGCCCTATGTGCCCCCCTGGACATATGATTGGAAGGACAGGCATGGtgcctcagcagcagctccagcaacAGCAGGCCATGATGGCAAACAGCCTTCtccaccatccatccaaccCATACCCTGGCATGATGTCCACCCAGCAGCACCCACACAATCTGATGACAcagcagaacattatgatgatGCAGGCTAAACAGCGAAGCATGTCAATGTCAGGGGATCCATTTGGCCCCCAGGGTCCTTTAATGTCCCCTCAGGGTCCCATGATGGCCCCTTCTCACCCACAGTCTGGTATGATGGGCCCCCAGTCTCTCAGACAGCGTGGAATGTCTCTGGACAGTCCCATTGGCTATGGCCCCGGAGGTATGGCCAATATGCCGTTCTGA
- the cxcr5 gene encoding C-X-C chemokine receptor type 5, which yields MAVTVIFSDNWPSDADYNDSDYMYPSSEPGFFCGNEDMDLQTFQVLFQTVLYSLIFLLGVAGNGLMITVLFRRWRLLRITEIYLLHLALADLMLLFTFPFDIIDNTTGWLFGNFLCKLIGLGKQLNLLCGSFLLACIGFDRYLAIVHAITSLQSRRRRTVHLTCTSLWLLCLALSMPNVVFLTVKGEGTDNSSFTCSFHDYEFHAHNWVLTMRVLDHVCFFLPLAVMSYCYTAVVVTLIKSQKSQAKQGAIRLALLVTLVFFFCWLPYNITSLIKTMVDLQVISYKECDLYVVLQPALYVTKSLGFSHCCLNPFLYAFVGVRFRNELIQLLCKLGCSRVCMPIIRAQGHSRQSISDGEGLTTTTSVHMY from the exons ATGGCTGTGACAGTGATCTTTTCAGATAACTGG cCATCAGACGCTGATTATAATGACTCAGACTACATGTATCCGTCAAGCGAGCCAGGATTCTTCTGTGGCAACGAGGACATGGACCTGCAAACCTTTCAGGTCCTGTTCCAAACTGTGCTGTACAGCCTCATCTTCCTGCTGGGTGTGGCCGGGAACGGCCTGATGATAACAGTCCTCTTCAGACGTTGGCGCCTCCTGCGCATCACTGAGATCTACCTACTGCACCTTGCCCTGGCTGACCTCATGCTCCTTTTCACATTTCCTTTTGACATAATTGACAATACCACCGGTTGGCTGTTTGGCAACTTTCTCTGCAAGCTGATCGGCCTGGGGAAACAGCTCAACCTCCTCTGTGGGAGTTTCCTTCTAGCTTGCATTGGGTTTGATCGGTATTTGGCGATCGTTCATGCTATAACTAGCTTGCAAAGTCGACGTCGAAGAACAGTGCACCTGACGTGCACCTCGTTATGGCTGCTCTGTTTGGCTTTGTCCATGccaaatgttgtgtttcttaCTGTAAAAGGGGAAGGCACAGACAATTCAAGTTTCACTTGTTCCTTTCATGATTATGAATTTCACGCACACAACTGGGTTCTGACCATGAGAGTCTTGGATCATGTGtgctttttcctccctctggcTGTAATGAGCTATTGTTACACAGCAGTGGTAGTTACTTTGATCAAGAGCCAGAAAAGCCAAGCAAAGCAAGGAGCAATTCGACTGGCTTTACTCGTCACtctcgtcttttttttctgctggctACCATATAATATCACCTCGTTGATAAAAACTATGGTGGACCTGCAAGTTATCTCGTATAAAGAATGTGACCTTTATGTTGTATTGCAACCTGCTCTTTATGTTACGAAAAGCCTGGGTTTCTCACACTGTTGTCTGAACCCTTTCTTGTATGCCTTTGTTGGGGTGCGCTTTCGCAATGAGCTGATTCAGTTACTTTGCAAACTGGGCTGCAGCCGTGTTTGCATGCCAATCATCAGAGCTCAGGGTCACAGTCGACAATCCATTTCTGATGGAGAAGGGTTAACAACCACCACCTCCGTCCACATGTATTAA